One window of the Rufibacter radiotolerans genome contains the following:
- a CDS encoding M28 family peptidase, producing the protein MKTLAFGLILAASLPACDKSAKQETGPVGETTTAEAATVNVPSFNADSAYQFVQKQVSFGPRVPNTPAHEAAGDYLITTLKGYGANVLVQSFTAKAYNGTVLNLRNIMGQINPKASKRILLAAHWDTRHVADKDPKNPTKPIDGANDGASGVGVLLEIARQLQANPLPENVGVDLMLFDGEDYGQPDNTGPYQEDTWCLGSQYWAQNLLPKGYSANYGILLDMVGAKNARFAREETSRAYAGDVVEKVWRTAQKIGYSDYFPFVDSPGITDDHTYVIKHTNIRMIDIIAYDPTSPDGFFGPYHHRHTDNMDVIDRNTLKAVGQTLLHVVMTEK; encoded by the coding sequence ATGAAAACACTGGCCTTTGGGCTCATCTTAGCCGCCAGCCTTCCCGCCTGCGACAAATCTGCCAAACAGGAAACGGGCCCGGTCGGGGAAACTACTACTGCGGAGGCGGCCACCGTGAATGTTCCCTCGTTTAACGCTGACTCGGCGTACCAGTTTGTGCAGAAGCAGGTCTCGTTTGGGCCGCGGGTACCCAACACGCCCGCTCATGAGGCCGCCGGCGATTACCTGATTACTACCTTGAAAGGCTACGGGGCCAATGTGCTGGTGCAGTCCTTCACGGCCAAGGCCTATAACGGCACGGTCCTAAACCTGCGCAATATTATGGGGCAGATCAACCCTAAGGCTAGCAAGCGCATTTTGCTAGCCGCGCACTGGGACACCCGCCACGTAGCCGACAAGGACCCTAAGAACCCCACCAAACCCATAGACGGTGCCAATGACGGGGCCAGCGGGGTAGGGGTTTTGTTGGAGATTGCCCGGCAGTTGCAGGCTAACCCCTTGCCAGAGAACGTGGGGGTAGACCTCATGCTGTTTGACGGCGAAGACTACGGTCAACCTGACAATACCGGCCCTTACCAGGAAGACACCTGGTGCCTGGGCTCCCAGTACTGGGCGCAGAACCTGTTGCCTAAAGGCTATTCGGCTAACTACGGTATCTTGCTGGACATGGTAGGCGCCAAAAACGCCCGCTTCGCCCGTGAGGAGACCAGCCGCGCCTATGCCGGTGATGTGGTGGAGAAAGTGTGGCGCACGGCCCAGAAAATTGGCTACTCAGACTACTTCCCGTTTGTGGATAGCCCGGGCATCACCGATGACCACACCTACGTGATCAAGCACACCAACATCAGAATGATAGACATTATCGCCTATGACCCCACCAGCCCAGACGGGTTCTTTGGGCCGTACCACCATAGGCATACAGATAATATGGATGTCATTGACCGCAATACCTTAAAGGCCGTGGGACAGACCCTGCTGCACGTGGTGATGACCGAGAAATAG
- a CDS encoding endonuclease/exonuclease/phosphatase family protein, producing MFRKFLSFLTALSTGWLLLGVLCQYVPPHLFWPAGFIAMSLPGALVLNAVLLLLWLWQRPLWALLPLLLLVLTWSQHTRYFTLNTPDAQPEPEDQRIKVLSYNVRVFNVYGHLHAHDPGLPEKEMTWVAEHPADILCLQEFYHDKTDRTYNSRKRIGKEQGREVYVGKALVNHIGAEFGLAIFTRFPVLSKGTVTFDRPTKNQVIYVDVKLPSEDTLRVYNMHLESMAIEEKDVAEAVQSETGLKTKGRNIARRLKGGFIARSHQVQRLLEHIEASPYPVLLCGDLNDIPSSYTYQQLRRQLNNSFEAGGSGFGFTYNGSLPLRIDNQFFSPELELLQFDVRQQIQFTDHFPVEATYLLTRKDF from the coding sequence GTGTTTAGGAAGTTCCTGTCTTTTCTTACGGCGCTGTCTACCGGCTGGCTTTTACTGGGGGTGCTCTGCCAGTACGTGCCGCCGCACCTTTTCTGGCCCGCCGGGTTTATTGCCATGTCGTTGCCGGGCGCCCTGGTCCTGAACGCGGTGTTGCTGCTGCTCTGGCTCTGGCAACGGCCGCTCTGGGCTTTGCTGCCTTTGCTGCTTCTGGTTTTGACCTGGAGCCAGCACACCCGTTACTTTACCCTCAACACCCCAGACGCGCAGCCGGAGCCTGAGGACCAACGCATAAAAGTGTTGAGCTACAACGTGCGGGTCTTTAATGTGTACGGCCACCTGCACGCCCATGACCCGGGCCTGCCCGAAAAGGAAATGACCTGGGTAGCTGAACACCCCGCCGATATTCTCTGCCTGCAGGAGTTCTACCATGACAAAACAGACCGCACCTACAACAGCCGCAAGCGGATTGGCAAGGAGCAGGGGCGGGAGGTCTACGTAGGCAAAGCGTTAGTGAATCACATTGGCGCCGAGTTTGGGTTAGCTATTTTTACCCGCTTCCCAGTGCTCAGCAAAGGAACCGTGACCTTTGACCGGCCCACCAAGAACCAGGTGATTTACGTGGATGTGAAGTTGCCCTCAGAAGACACCCTGCGCGTGTACAACATGCACCTGGAGTCTATGGCAATAGAAGAGAAAGACGTGGCGGAGGCCGTGCAGAGTGAGACAGGCCTCAAAACCAAAGGCCGCAACATTGCCCGCCGTTTAAAGGGGGGCTTCATTGCCCGCAGCCACCAGGTTCAGCGCCTGCTGGAACACATAGAGGCCAGCCCCTACCCGGTGCTCCTTTGCGGCGACCTGAATGATATTCCCAGCTCCTATACCTACCAGCAACTGCGCCGCCAATTGAATAACAGCTTTGAGGCCGGCGGAAGCGGCTTCGGGTTCACCTATAACGGCAGCCTGCCGCTCCGCATAGACAACCAGTTCTTCAGCCCTGAACTGGAACTGCTTCAATTTGACGTGCGCCAGCAGATCCAGTTCACCGACCATTTTCCGGTAGAGGCCACCTATTTGCTCACCCGGAAGGATTTTTAG
- a CDS encoding Sec-independent protein translocase subunit TatA/TatB, translating into MLLSNLLFIGNLGTGEIIVLVLIVLLLFGAKRIPDLARGLGKGIREFKDATKEIKNDIENASTEDRYSNTQNRNNYNNGPGYTNPGPGYNNNAPYNNGNAPYTNTGTPENAPVNPTPHNPNV; encoded by the coding sequence ATGTTGTTATCCAACCTTTTATTTATCGGTAATCTGGGCACCGGCGAAATCATTGTTCTTGTCTTGATCGTTTTGTTGTTGTTTGGTGCCAAGCGTATTCCAGACCTGGCCCGTGGCTTAGGAAAAGGTATCCGGGAGTTCAAAGACGCCACCAAAGAGATCAAGAACGATATTGAGAACGCCTCAACTGAGGACCGCTATTCCAATACCCAGAACAGAAACAATTATAACAACGGCCCCGGCTACACCAACCCAGGCCCAGGTTATAATAACAATGCCCCATACAACAACGGTAACGCGCCATATACCAATACTGGTACTCCTGAAAACGCGCCCGTGAACCCTACTCCCCACAACCCGAACGTTTAA
- a CDS encoding lytic transglycosylase domain-containing protein, with product MHKFTFLTGLVLTLGLASATQARQATVPELPVLQVKDSLKVFTDSIEFIPVETDELIQDRLSCLEQEIPLEFNKQVRGLIDYFTIRNRKYTKRVLDRQPLYFPMFEKYLAKHGMPDELKYLAVVESALLPKAVSSAKAVGLWQFMTPTANDFRLVQNHYLDERMDPEKSTEAACKFLKQLHRMFGSWEMALAAYNCGPGNVKKAIARSGGKKTFWGIYPYLPKETRSYVPSFTALVYTLNHAQDHNLRAANPQLPIALDTLLISQPLDLKLLALQLNLPEDQIANLNPALKLKHIPENVTNFPLRIPADVRPFLAENRLAVLDSARYKSPVRKKTPTIAPLAPTTMLAKAEPVVKDTAGKETNPTAKSYYTVRRGDNLSKIAQAQNVTVAQLKSWNKISGNTLVAQQKLVVFKPGTPGELNGSLKTDSLVENTLLASAEEPGTAVGKTSGPNAEGMPKEGAAMAVVTPKKTPAKKAAIIEKPKVHHVQPGDTLWNISKRYNNVSVEQLRKANKLKGDELKPGMKLIVG from the coding sequence ATGCACAAATTTACCTTTCTTACTGGCCTTGTACTTACATTGGGCCTGGCCTCTGCTACCCAAGCCCGCCAGGCCACCGTACCGGAGCTTCCGGTACTGCAAGTAAAAGACTCCCTTAAGGTATTCACTGACTCCATTGAGTTCATTCCGGTAGAAACCGATGAACTTATCCAGGACCGCCTGAGCTGTCTGGAGCAGGAAATTCCGCTGGAGTTCAACAAGCAGGTAAGAGGGTTAATTGACTATTTCACCATTAGGAACCGCAAGTACACCAAGCGGGTGCTGGACCGGCAGCCGCTGTACTTCCCTATGTTTGAGAAGTACCTGGCCAAGCACGGCATGCCAGATGAGCTCAAGTACCTGGCGGTGGTGGAATCTGCCTTGCTGCCCAAGGCAGTGTCTTCGGCAAAGGCGGTAGGTCTGTGGCAGTTCATGACGCCCACAGCCAATGATTTCAGGCTGGTGCAGAACCATTATCTGGACGAGCGTATGGACCCCGAGAAATCAACCGAGGCGGCCTGCAAATTCCTGAAGCAGCTGCACCGCATGTTCGGGAGCTGGGAAATGGCGCTGGCCGCCTATAACTGCGGTCCGGGCAACGTAAAGAAAGCCATTGCCCGCTCCGGCGGAAAGAAAACCTTCTGGGGTATTTATCCTTACCTGCCTAAAGAGACCCGCAGCTACGTACCGTCTTTCACGGCCCTGGTGTACACCCTGAACCACGCCCAGGACCACAACCTCCGCGCCGCCAACCCACAGTTGCCTATCGCCCTGGACACGCTGCTGATCAGCCAACCGTTGGACCTGAAATTGCTGGCCCTGCAGCTGAACCTGCCTGAAGACCAGATCGCCAACCTGAACCCGGCCTTGAAGCTGAAGCACATCCCGGAGAACGTGACCAATTTCCCGCTCCGCATTCCGGCTGACGTACGGCCTTTCCTGGCGGAGAACCGCCTGGCGGTACTGGACTCGGCACGCTACAAATCTCCAGTAAGGAAGAAGACGCCTACTATAGCCCCGCTGGCCCCAACCACTATGCTGGCCAAAGCAGAGCCCGTGGTAAAAGACACCGCAGGCAAAGAAACCAATCCTACGGCTAAGTCTTATTACACCGTGCGCCGCGGCGATAACCTCTCCAAGATTGCCCAGGCGCAGAATGTGACCGTGGCGCAGTTAAAGTCCTGGAACAAGATTTCCGGCAACACACTGGTGGCCCAGCAAAAGCTGGTGGTCTTTAAACCTGGCACTCCAGGAGAACTTAACGGTTCTCTGAAAACAGATTCCCTGGTAGAGAACACCTTGCTTGCTTCTGCAGAAGAGCCTGGCACCGCAGTAGGCAAAACCTCAGGCCCTAACGCCGAAGGCATGCCCAAAGAGGGCGCGGCCATGGCGGTAGTAACGCCTAAGAAAACCCCGGCCAAAAAAGCAGCTATTATTGAAAAACCAAAGGTGCACCACGTGCAGCCCGGTGACACCCTCTGGAATATCTCCAAGCGGTACAACAACGTGAGCGTGGAGCAACTAAGAAAAGCCAACAAGCTGAAAGGCGATGAGTTGAAACCCGGCATGAAGCTGATTGTAGGCTGA
- the arsM gene encoding arsenosugar biosynthesis arsenite methyltransferase ArsM, with protein MSYHSTTQDLYRDAALTPDVGLCCTTTPIWQLPGLSIPKRMQQMNYGCGSTVHPRDLVNNPKILYVGVGGGMELLQFAYFNRQAGGVIGVDVVDEMLQASEENFKLAEKENDWFKSDFVELRHGDALELPVEDESIDVAAQNCLFNIFKTDDLKKALQEMYRVLKPNGRLILSDPICDGGMPANLTEDSRLRALCLSGALPLQEYIKALTDVGFGTIEVRARRPYRVLAPGQYKTDKLVFIESVEVCAIKDPMPADGPCVFTGKTAFYFGDQEYLDDQKGHVLLNNQPLAVCDKTAGALASLNRQDLFITDSTFFYDGGGCC; from the coding sequence ATGTCATATCATTCTACCACCCAAGATCTTTACCGTGATGCCGCTTTAACACCAGATGTGGGGCTTTGCTGCACCACCACCCCTATTTGGCAGCTGCCCGGGCTGTCTATACCTAAAAGGATGCAGCAAATGAATTATGGCTGCGGCAGTACAGTACACCCCCGTGACCTGGTGAACAACCCTAAAATTCTTTACGTGGGCGTTGGGGGCGGAATGGAGCTTCTGCAGTTCGCTTATTTTAATAGGCAGGCGGGCGGCGTGATTGGCGTAGACGTGGTAGATGAAATGCTGCAGGCCAGCGAAGAGAATTTCAAGCTAGCCGAAAAAGAAAACGACTGGTTCAAATCTGATTTTGTAGAACTGCGCCACGGCGATGCCCTGGAGTTGCCGGTAGAAGACGAAAGCATAGACGTGGCCGCCCAGAACTGCCTGTTCAATATTTTCAAGACCGATGACCTGAAAAAGGCGCTGCAAGAAATGTACCGGGTATTAAAGCCAAACGGCCGCCTTATCCTCTCAGATCCCATCTGTGACGGGGGCATGCCCGCTAACCTGACGGAAGACAGCCGCCTTAGAGCCCTATGCCTGAGCGGCGCCCTTCCCCTGCAGGAATACATCAAGGCCCTCACGGATGTGGGCTTCGGGACGATTGAGGTGAGGGCCCGGAGGCCTTACCGGGTGCTGGCCCCTGGTCAGTATAAGACCGATAAACTGGTTTTTATTGAGAGCGTTGAGGTCTGCGCCATCAAAGACCCCATGCCCGCCGATGGCCCCTGCGTGTTCACCGGTAAAACAGCTTTCTACTTCGGGGACCAGGAATACCTGGACGACCAGAAAGGCCACGTGCTCCTCAACAACCAGCCCCTGGCCGTCTGTGACAAGACCGCCGGCGCCTTGGCTTCTTTAAACCGCCAGGACCTGTTCATCACTGATTCTACTTTCTTCTATGACGGCGGCGGTTGCTGCTAG
- the cysS gene encoding cysteine--tRNA ligase: MNHPLSLYNTLTRTKEKFEPLHAPFVGLYVCGPTVYGHAHLGHARPYITFDVLRRYMQYLGYKVRYVRNITDVGHLQNDADEGEDKIEKYAKAHQLEPMEVVQQYTNSFHEDMARLNVLPPDIEPRASGHIIEQIEMIQEILANGLAYEVNGSVYFDVPAYNKEHHYGKLSGRVVEDLMNNTRELEGQQEKKSPLDFALWKKASASHIMRWSSPWSDGFPGWHLECSAMSRKYLGQQFDIHGGGLDLMFPHHECEIAQSQASDNHTDAARFWMHNNLITINGKKMGKSLNNFITLGELFTGTHELLQQAYSPMTVRFFILQAHYRSTLDFSNEGLQAARKGYLKVMNGLRILDQLQYPAGAGAVDAQADEEIQKLTAELLAPLNDDLNTAKTIAALFNLLKKINSMHTGGFKLETISEETFTQMRAQYRTTVLDILGLKEEQTTDAQALLNVVLGFYKEAKESKDYGRVDVIRAQLKAQGIVIKDMKTGIDWAYEE, translated from the coding sequence ATGAACCACCCGTTATCTCTATATAATACGCTTACCCGCACCAAGGAAAAGTTTGAGCCCCTGCATGCTCCGTTTGTGGGGCTGTATGTCTGCGGACCCACGGTGTATGGGCACGCGCATTTGGGCCACGCCCGGCCCTATATCACCTTTGACGTGCTTCGTAGGTACATGCAGTACCTGGGCTACAAGGTGCGCTACGTGCGCAACATCACAGATGTAGGCCACCTGCAGAATGACGCCGACGAGGGAGAGGATAAGATTGAGAAATATGCCAAGGCGCACCAGCTGGAGCCCATGGAGGTGGTGCAGCAGTACACCAACAGCTTCCATGAAGACATGGCCCGCCTGAACGTATTGCCCCCAGACATTGAGCCCCGCGCCTCGGGCCACATCATTGAGCAGATTGAGATGATCCAAGAGATTCTGGCCAACGGGCTGGCCTATGAAGTAAACGGGTCTGTGTATTTTGACGTGCCGGCCTATAACAAAGAACACCATTACGGAAAGCTTTCGGGCCGCGTGGTGGAGGATCTGATGAATAACACCCGTGAGCTGGAAGGGCAGCAGGAGAAAAAATCGCCGCTGGATTTCGCGCTCTGGAAGAAGGCTTCGGCCAGCCACATCATGCGCTGGAGTTCGCCCTGGTCAGACGGGTTCCCGGGCTGGCACCTGGAATGCTCGGCCATGAGCCGGAAATACCTGGGCCAGCAGTTTGACATCCATGGCGGCGGATTGGACCTCATGTTCCCGCACCACGAGTGCGAGATTGCCCAAAGCCAGGCCAGCGACAACCACACCGATGCCGCCCGCTTCTGGATGCACAACAACCTCATCACCATCAACGGGAAGAAGATGGGCAAGTCACTCAACAACTTCATCACGCTGGGCGAGTTGTTTACCGGTACTCATGAGTTGTTGCAGCAGGCGTATTCACCCATGACGGTGCGCTTCTTTATTCTGCAGGCGCATTACCGCAGCACCTTAGACTTCAGTAATGAAGGCTTGCAGGCGGCCCGCAAAGGCTACCTGAAAGTGATGAATGGCCTGCGTATTTTGGACCAGCTGCAGTACCCGGCCGGCGCCGGAGCCGTAGACGCCCAAGCCGATGAGGAAATCCAAAAGCTCACCGCTGAGCTGCTCGCGCCGCTTAATGATGACCTGAACACGGCCAAAACCATTGCGGCGCTGTTCAACCTGCTTAAGAAAATCAACAGCATGCATACCGGCGGCTTTAAGCTGGAAACCATTTCTGAGGAGACTTTCACCCAAATGCGCGCCCAATACCGCACCACGGTGCTTGACATCCTGGGCCTCAAGGAAGAACAGACCACCGATGCGCAGGCGCTGCTCAACGTGGTGCTAGGGTTTTACAAAGAAGCCAAGGAAAGCAAAGACTACGGTCGGGTAGACGTCATCAGGGCGCAGCTCAAAGCGCAGGGCATTGTAATCAAAGACATGAAAACCGGAATTGACTGGGCCTATGAAGAATAA
- the gatA gene encoding Asp-tRNA(Asn)/Glu-tRNA(Gln) amidotransferase subunit GatA, producing MRYTSLDAIREEIGRGSLSCRLLVERYLQNIAAKRHLNAFLEVFEEEALRQAEEVDAKIQAGTAGKLAGMVIGIKDVLAYEGHTLQAASQILNGFQSLYTATAVQRLLQEDAIIIGRQNCDEFAMGGSNENSSFGPALNDVDNTRVPGGSSGGSAVAVQADLCLASIGSDTGGSVRQPAAYCGVVGMKPTYSRISRYGLIAYASSFDQIGVMTHSVEDAALLLEVMAGADEFDATVSQRPVPAYSQNLSFDRPARIGFISDSFDSPGLNAEVKTAVQGVLDQLKAEGHTVEPVEFPFLDYIVPTYYILTTAEASSNLGRYDGVKYGFRSENSTDLASMYKKTRSEGFGKEVQRRIMLGTFVLSADYYDAYYTKAQQVRRLIKEKTDELLSQYDFLIVPTTPTTAFKIGENTKDPLAMYLEDIYTVQANLAGIPAISLPIGHDAAGLPIGVQVMTKAFGEEQLFAFSKQLMNHQPQVTA from the coding sequence ATGCGCTATACATCCCTTGACGCTATCCGCGAGGAGATAGGCAGAGGTTCGCTCTCCTGCCGTCTTCTGGTGGAACGTTACCTGCAGAACATAGCCGCCAAACGCCATTTGAACGCGTTTCTGGAGGTGTTTGAAGAAGAGGCCCTTCGGCAAGCCGAAGAAGTGGATGCCAAAATACAAGCCGGCACCGCCGGAAAACTGGCCGGAATGGTGATTGGCATCAAAGACGTGCTGGCCTATGAGGGCCACACGCTGCAGGCCGCCAGCCAGATCCTGAACGGTTTCCAATCCCTTTACACTGCTACTGCCGTGCAGCGCCTGTTGCAGGAAGACGCCATTATCATTGGCCGTCAGAACTGTGACGAGTTTGCCATGGGCGGTTCCAACGAGAATTCCTCGTTCGGTCCAGCGCTCAATGACGTAGATAACACCCGCGTGCCGGGCGGTTCTTCCGGCGGATCGGCGGTGGCGGTGCAGGCAGACCTTTGCCTCGCCTCCATCGGTTCAGACACCGGCGGCTCTGTGCGCCAACCCGCGGCCTATTGCGGCGTGGTGGGCATGAAACCTACCTATTCACGCATCTCGCGCTACGGGCTTATTGCCTATGCTTCTTCTTTTGACCAGATTGGCGTCATGACCCACAGCGTGGAAGATGCCGCTTTGTTATTAGAAGTAATGGCGGGCGCCGATGAATTTGACGCCACCGTAAGCCAGCGCCCCGTGCCGGCCTACAGCCAGAACCTTTCCTTTGACCGCCCGGCCCGCATTGGCTTCATCAGTGATTCTTTTGACAGCCCCGGCTTAAATGCTGAGGTGAAAACGGCTGTGCAGGGTGTCCTGGATCAGTTAAAGGCGGAAGGCCATACGGTAGAGCCCGTAGAATTCCCATTTTTAGACTATATTGTCCCCACCTACTACATTCTTACCACCGCCGAGGCCAGTTCTAACCTAGGCCGGTATGACGGGGTGAAGTACGGGTTCCGGAGCGAGAATTCCACGGACCTGGCGTCTATGTACAAGAAAACCCGTTCTGAAGGGTTCGGGAAAGAGGTGCAGCGCCGCATTATGCTGGGTACGTTTGTGCTCTCCGCTGATTATTATGACGCTTATTATACCAAGGCGCAACAGGTACGCCGCCTTATCAAAGAGAAAACCGATGAGCTCTTAAGCCAATACGATTTTCTGATTGTACCTACCACCCCTACCACGGCCTTTAAGATAGGGGAAAACACCAAAGACCCGCTGGCCATGTACCTGGAAGACATTTACACGGTACAGGCAAACCTGGCAGGCATTCCGGCTATTTCGTTACCAATTGGGCATGACGCCGCAGGGCTACCAATTGGGGTGCAAGTGATGACCAAAGCTTTTGGGGAAGAGCAATTGTTTGCGTTCTCCAAACAACTGATGAACCATCAACCACAAGTAACCGCCTAA
- a CDS encoding S66 peptidase family protein, translating into MNTPALQKGDTVGIACLARKVSLEDIQDGVRLLEAWGLKVILGQSVGAEDGYLGGPDALRTADFQQMLDNPEVKAIFSARGGYGTTRIIDQLNFSSLKTNPKWVIGFSDVTAMLCHLHALGLESVHGTMPLLMGKPDTQEADESLRRILFQEPLSYTIPPTPHNVLGTSTGQLVGGNLILLDTITGTASDIDYAGKILFLEDVGEHYYNLDRVLVHQRRLGRLQKLAGLVVGQFSDMKDTAVPFGKDVPQIILEHCGPYGYPICFDFPVGHVDRNLALVVGREATLQVTQEGGTLTYTSSLS; encoded by the coding sequence GTGAATACACCTGCCCTGCAAAAAGGAGATACCGTTGGCATAGCTTGTTTAGCCCGAAAAGTAAGCCTGGAAGACATTCAGGATGGAGTACGGTTGCTGGAAGCCTGGGGGCTGAAGGTAATATTGGGCCAAAGCGTTGGGGCCGAGGACGGTTACCTAGGCGGGCCCGATGCCTTGCGCACGGCAGACTTCCAACAGATGCTGGACAATCCTGAGGTAAAAGCCATTTTCTCGGCCAGAGGCGGCTACGGCACCACCCGCATCATTGACCAGCTAAACTTCAGCAGTCTGAAAACCAACCCTAAATGGGTCATTGGTTTCAGTGATGTGACGGCTATGCTTTGCCACCTGCACGCGCTGGGCCTGGAGAGTGTGCATGGTACCATGCCGCTGCTCATGGGTAAGCCAGACACCCAGGAAGCTGATGAGTCTTTACGCAGAATTCTTTTTCAGGAGCCCCTTTCCTACACTATTCCGCCAACCCCTCATAACGTACTGGGTACTTCCACCGGCCAACTGGTAGGCGGTAACCTTATCCTGCTGGACACCATTACCGGCACCGCCTCAGACATAGATTACGCAGGCAAGATTCTGTTTCTGGAAGATGTGGGAGAGCATTACTACAACCTTGACCGCGTACTGGTGCACCAGCGCCGCCTGGGCCGTTTGCAGAAATTGGCCGGCCTGGTGGTTGGGCAATTCTCAGACATGAAAGACACGGCCGTGCCCTTCGGGAAGGACGTGCCCCAAATTATTCTGGAGCATTGCGGCCCCTACGGCTACCCCATCTGCTTTGATTTCCCGGTAGGGCACGTAGACCGGAACCTGGCTTTGGTGGTGGGCCGGGAGGCTACGCTGCAGGTCACCCAAGAAGGCGGCACACTTACATATACCTCCTCCCTTTCCTAA